The Aspergillus oryzae RIB40 DNA, chromosome 5 genome segment AACTAACATACACGGTCCagccaaaaccaaacccGACTACACGGCTCCCTCCCGTCGAGGCGGCCAATGGACCGTCctgatcctcctcatctgcagcgtcttctccatctccgaaTTCAAAACGTGGTTCAAAGGCTCCGAGAACCACCACTTCAGCGTCGAAAAGGGCGTCTCCCACGACCTCCAGCTGAACCTTGACATCGTCGTCCAGATGCCCTGCGACGCCCTACACGTCAACATCCAAGACGCCTCCGGCGACCGCATTCTCGCCGGCGAgctgctgaagaaggaccCCACCAGCTGGAAGCTTTGGACGGACAAGCGCAACTACGACCACGAGTATCAGACGCTTAGTCGCGAGGAACCGAGCCGGTTAGAGGCGCAGGAGGAGGACGCCCATGTGCGCCATGTGCTGGGTGAGGTGAGACACAACCCCAGGAGGAAGTTCCCCAAGGGTCCCAAGCTGCGGAGAGGAGATGCTGTCGATTCGTGTCGCATTTATGGAAGTCTGGAGGGAAATAAGGTGCAGGGGGATTTCCATATCACGGCGAGAGGTCATGGGTATAGGGATATGGGGGGACATTTGGATCATTCgagtatgttttctttttctttttttcctccttctctccgcacacacacactctctctctccctttgaCTCCCTTGGTGATTCGCGTATTGGCTATAGAGCCTAGGATCAGAACTAATCCATCACAGCATTCAACTTCTCCCACATGATAACCGAACTCTCCTTCGGAACCCACTACCCaaccctcctcaaccc includes the following:
- a CDS encoding endoplasmic reticulum-Golgi intermediate compartment family protein (COPII vesicle protein), producing the protein MNGFASHDLDEGAFGEKSGLQGGLKTFDAFPKTKPDYTAPSRRGGQWTVLILLICSVFSISEFKTWFKGSENHHFSVEKGVSHDLQLNLDIVVQMPCDALHVNIQDASGDRILAGELLKKDPTSWKLWTDKRNYDHEYQTLSREEPSRLEAQEEDAHVRHVLGEVRHNPRRKFPKGPKLRRGDAVDSCRIYGSLEGNKVQGDFHITARGHGYRDMGGHLDHSTFNFSHMITELSFGTHYPTLLNPLDKTIAATESHYYKYQYFLSVVPTIYSKGHQAALDSTLYTSKPSHSKNVIFTNQYAATSQGAELPENPYYIPGIFFKYNIEPILLMISEERSSFLSLLIRLVNTVSGVMVTGGWLYQIAGWGGELLRRGRKKRSEGVLDGKLADE